The Sebastes fasciatus isolate fSebFas1 chromosome 4, fSebFas1.pri, whole genome shotgun sequence genome window below encodes:
- the LOC141767105 gene encoding E3 ubiquitin-protein ligase TRIM21-like, which translates to MSAASCLLTEDQFLCSICLDVFTDPVAIPCGHNFCKTCITEHWDVNVLCQCPNCKEFFNTRPELRVNTFISEMAAQFRQSAQQKASSSSSEQQAAKPGEVPCDACTGTKLKALKSCLVCLESYCETHLEPHLTRSALKRHQLIDPVENLEGRMCTKHDKLLELFCKTDQMCVCMLCTVLDHKTHDVVPLKEGYEGKKAELGKTEAEIQQMIQKRRLKIQEMKHSVELSKEDADREIADGVQVFTALKESVERSQAELIDTIQEKQRKTEKQAEGFIKELEKEISELKKRSTEVEQLLLSEDHLHVLQSFTSLNTAIPTKNWTEVSIRPSSYEGTVVRAVNQLEETLSKQMKKLFEAELKRVQQSAVDVTLDPDTAEPYLILSDDGKQVKHGDVKKNLPDNPERFDNSACVLAKQSFSSGRFYYEVQVKGKTEWDLGVARESINRKGQITLSPQNGYWSIWLRNKNEYKSCTKPPVCLSLKSQPEKVGVFVDYEEGLVSFYDVDAAALIYSFTGCCFTEKLYPYFSPDLIYGGKNSAPLIISPVNHTE; encoded by the coding sequence ATGTCTGCTGCCAGCTGTCTGCTGActgaagatcagtttctgtgctccatctgtctggatgtgttcactgatccagtcgccataccatgtggacacaacttctgtaAAACCTGCATCACTGAACACTGGGATGTTAATGTCCTATGCCAGTGTCCCAACTGTAAAGAGTTTTTCAACACTAGACCTGAGCTGCGGGTCAATACTTTCATCTCTGAGATGGCTGctcagttcagacagtcagctcaacagaaagccagcagcagcagctcagagcaacaagctgccaaaccaggagaagttccTTGTGACGCCTGcactggaaccaaactgaaggccctgaagtcctgcctggtgtgtctggaatcctactgtgagactcacctggagcctcatctgacaAGGTCAGCtctgaaaagacatcagctgatcgaccctgtggagaacctggaaggcaggatgtgtacgaagcacgataaactgctggagctgttctgtaagaccgaccagatgtgtgtctgcatgctctgcaCTGTTTTAGACCATAAGACACATGATGttgttcctctgaaagaaggatatgaaggaaagaaggccgagctggggaagacagaggctgaaattcagcagatgattcagaagagacgactgaagattcaggagatGAAACACTCAGTGGAGCTCAGTaaggaagatgcagacagagagatagcagatggtgttcaggtcttcaccgctctgaaggagtctgttgagAGAAGCCAGGCCGAGCTCATCGACACGATCcaagagaagcagagaaagacagagaaacaggctgaaggcttcatcaaagagctggaaaaggaaatctctgagctgaaGAAGAGAAGTACTGAAGTGGAGCAGCTCTTACTCTCTGAAGACCACCTCCATGTCCTCCAAAGCTTCACGTCCCTGAACACTGCTATACCCACCAAAAACTGGACAGAAGTCAGCATCCGTCCATCTTCGTATGAGGGGACTGTGGTGAGAGCTGTGAATCAGCTGGAGGAGACGCTCAGTAAACAGATGAAGAAGCTGTTTGAGGCCGAGCTGAAGAGGGTCCAGCAGTCTGCAGTGGATGTGACACTTGATCCTGATACAGCAGAGCCCtacctcatcctgtctgatgatggaAAACAAGTTAAACATGGTGATGTAAAgaagaatctcccagacaacccaGAGAGATTTGATAATTCTGCTTGTGTCTTAgcaaagcagagtttctcttcaggaaGGTTTTACTACGAGGTTCAGGTTAAAGGGAAGACTGAGTGGGATttaggagtggccagagagtcgatcaacaggaagggacAAATCACGCTGTCTCCTCAGAATGGTTACTGGTCGATATGGTTGAGGAATAAAAATGAGTACAAATCTTGTACTAAGCctccagtctgtctctctctgaagtctcagcctgagaaggtgggggtgtttgtggattatgaggagggtctggtctccttttatgatgttgatgctgcagctcttatctactcctttactggctgctgcttcaccGAGAAACTCTACCCATACTTTAGTCCTGATCTTATCTATGGTggtaaaaactctgcccctctgatcatctctcctgtcaatcacactgaGTAG